TTGtttgttacatttatttttctagAGTTGTTTACTGTTGCACTGATTTTTATATCAAACCTACTTAGAGTTTAGTCACCAAGACCAAAAGTATCTGTTAACTAACACGTTTACTACTCATGGACAGAGAGGCTTTCCCTCTCCATTTCAATATCCAAGACTAATGATGCCTTATACGTTTCAGACACTATTTGATGTATTCCTTATATTATAGAATGCAAAGACATTTTTGTAGTTATTAAGACTCTTTTTTTCACGTTGGACTAGTACACCTATGAAAAAATAATGTATGGGAATGCTGTCAATGCCCAGTCCATAACGTGATGTAATGATGCTGTGCATGGCAGTTTTTATGATCATGACTGAATCCCTCCAATTCCTATTGTCAAGGGGGATGGGATCGACAAGCGTTTTTTATAATAGATGTATCATGTGAAGCTTCACAATAAATGTTATACCTTTTTAAATAACTGTTTCAATCATAGTTCTATGTCTCCCTCTGGTGCGACATATCATTATGTGCCGAATCGTAACGTTATCCCTTTACTATTTAAGGCGTTAGGTTTATCCCTCGCGGCGCTCTGTCCAGAGCGGCTACGCCCATTGTGACGACGCTCCGCCTACTTCTCTCCGGCTTTGTACCAAGCCCTGAAACCACGCTGCAGCTACCATCTCTGAGACAACGGGGCTGCTAAACATCCGAATATGGCTCTCCACGTACCCAAAGCTCCGGGCTTTGCCCAAATGTTAAAGGATGGTGCTAAGGTGAGGCTGGAATGTCCGGGCGATAGGTTTAGATCAATGAAACAATCGTAAAAAAATCAGAGCTAATCTGTTAGCTGCCTTGTAAGGAAGCAGCTTGGTGCGTGGTCATGTGGGAGAGTTCTAGAACACTCAGAAGACAGGCCGCTCGCGCCTCCTGATGCTCCTGCATGTGTGGCCGCCTGTTTACCGTGTccattaacaccaacatgcggtATTCGTGCACCTGTAGCTATCTGAAATAAACGTATTAATCTTTTAGTACGATAGGATGATTTGGTGAAAACCCTAACATTACCTAGCTAGATGTTGGCATGCTAACCCGCTACTATTTACGGGCGATTCCTTCAGTCATATATTGGGGCGACAGTTATGGCGTACACCTGATGAATTCTGTTTAAGAAATGCCATGCGTTTTTCTTTTACCTAGATCTATTTGTGATAATTGTATGGTGCTTTCCAAGATGACTCTTAACAATTGGTTTGAAGGGGCCCATCCCGATCTGTAGCCGTAACAATCACCCTAGGGTTAACCCTCTTTGTGACAGGACGTCAAGTGTTTTTCGGGAATtgtaaagctttttttttcttgaataAAATCTATATATGCCAGTTATACCCATACAAACGTAGTTATTTTCCCACCCCCGTAGCACTATTCTGGACTTGAGGAAGCTGTGTACCGTAACATCAAAGCCTGCAAGGAGCTGGCTCAGACGACACGCACTGCTTATGGACCAAATGGTAAGCATAGTCGTTAAACATTAATGATTTAGGTTTTTATATTTAAGAAACTTAGACATGGTATTCAATTGAAAGGATAGTCAAGTATTTTTTGTGTTGGATCGGCGGATagattctgggttcaaaccccaatgtctaCTTTCGTGTAATGTTGTATTGGAAACAAGCTATTCAATAAGCAATGTGTGTTATCCACCCTTTCGCAGGCATGAATAAAATGGTCATTAATCACCTGGAGAAGCTGTTTGTCACAAATGATGCGGCAACAATTCTGAGAGAACTTGAGGTAAAAATTGACCTATCCAAATCATTACTGGAATATCAATCCATCTGAATATCAATGTCCTTTGAATTAGAATGTTTAATTGTCATTGTCATTATCAGGTACAACATCCAGCAGCCAAGATGGTGGTGATGGCATCCCACATGCAAGAACAAGAGGTTGGAGACGGCACCAACTTTGTCCTTGTGTTTGCTGGAGCTCTCATGGAGCTGGCTGAGGAGCTTCTCAGGATGGGGCTCTCAGTGTCTGAGGTAAACACAGATCTTGCTGTTGAGCATTGATGATTACATCATTGGATTGATCACACACAAAATGGATAATGGGTTTTGCCCTTCTCAGAAACCCACACTGTGTTGCTTCATTATGAAACGCCAAACCAACACAGCCACAGCATTTAACACTTGTCTCTTCAAAACGAGGAATTGACACTAGTGAATAAAAAATGCCTCGATTTGTCTTTTTCATCAGGTGATTGAAGGCTATGAGATTGCGTGCCACAAGGCTCTGGAGATCCTTCCTGACTGCGTGTGCACCTCTGCCAAGAACCTTCACGACATCACCGAGGCAACGGCTCTAATTCGCCCAGCCGTCATGAGCAAACAGTACGGCAACGAAGACTTCTTGGCCAACCTCATCGCTCAGGCCTGTGGTGAGTCAGGATCCCTAGTCCATCTAGCATAGGATCCCTAGTCCATCTAGCATAGGATCCCTAGTCCATCTAGCATAGGATCCCTAGTCCATCTAGCATAGGATCCCTACTCCATCTAGCATAGGATCCCTGGTCCATCTTGTATAGTATCCCTCATGTATGGGAACCCGCTCCATCATGTATAGGAATCGTAATGGTGAAGTATCCACAACAATTCAGATGGTTATCGTTTCTGCTGCCATGTTGAaacttttccttcttctttcaGTGTCCATCTTCCCAGAGTCTGGCAGTTTCAATGTTGATAGTGTCAGAGTATGCAAGATCTTAGTAAGTACCCATCACGTGCACACAATGTGATTCTATGATGGTTGAAATATTGACCCTGgtatattttatttgttgtgtttgtttgagttgtTTAACTATTCAGAAAGGCTGAGGGACTAAACATCTCCCTATTTCCTGTAGGGTTGTGGTATCACAGCCTCCACCATGCTGCACGGCATGGTCTTCAAGAAGGAGTTGGAAGGAGACCTCACATCCGTCAAAGATGCCAATATCGCTGTATTCTCCTGCCCCTTTGACTGCATGGTGACAGAGACCAAAGTAAGCCttcttgattattatttttttgtacttGAAAGCTAATGCTGTTCTCTCATGTTGGCTTCAAATGTTAACTGATGTTTGTTTCTGTGGTTTGGCTTGGTTTGaccttgttgttttgttgttgaaaaCCCATGAAATGCCATCTAGAGTATGTAGTACTGCGTGATAAAGTGCAGGAGGTATTAGTACTTGATTTAATATAACTGGAAACAAAGTACTGAATAACTGGAAACAAAGTACTAACTGGAAACAAAGTACTGAATGGGTTCAAAAGCGGGAAAATAATTTATCAAGTCAAACACGTGGTCTTACAATGGCTGTCTCGCAGGGAACGGTGTTGATAAAGAACGCCAAGGAGCTGATGAACTTCAGCAAAGGGGAGGAGGACATGATGGAGGCCCAGATGCAGGCCATCAAGGAGACGGGGGCCAAC
The Gadus morhua chromosome 7, gadMor3.0, whole genome shotgun sequence DNA segment above includes these coding regions:
- the cct8 gene encoding T-complex protein 1 subunit theta isoform X2; amino-acid sequence: MALHVPKAPGFAQMLKDGAKHYSGLEEAVYRNIKACKELAQTTRTAYGPNGMNKMVINHLEKLFVTNDAATILRELEVQHPAAKMVVMASHMQEQEVGDGTNFVLVFAGALMELAEELLRMGLSVSEVIEGYEIACHKALEILPDCVCTSAKNLHDITEATALIRPAVMSKQYGNEDFLANLIAQACVSIFPESGSFNVDSVRVCKILGCGITASTMLHGMVFKKELEGDLTSVKDANIAVFSCPFDCMVTETKGTVLIKNAKELMNFSKGEEDMMEAQMQAIKETGANVVVTGGKVADMALHYANKYNLMVVRLNSKWDLRRLCKTVGAIALPRMTPPTPEEMGHCDSVYLSEVGDTQVVVFKHEKEDGAIATMVLRGSTDNLMDDIERAVDDGVNTFKVLVRDKRLLPGAGATEIELAKQIAAYGETCPGLEQYAIKKFAEAFEAVPRALAENSGVKANELISKLYAEHHKGGKNMGFDIEGEGPVVKDMLEAGILDPYLVKHWGIKLATNAAITVLRVDQIIMAKQAGGPKPPPQGKKDWDDED
- the cct8 gene encoding T-complex protein 1 subunit theta isoform X1, encoding MALHVPKAPGFAQMLKDGAKHYSGLEEAVYRNIKACKELAQTTRTAYGPNGMNKMVINHLEKLFVTNDAATILRELEVQHPAAKMVVMASHMQEQEVGDGTNFVLVFAGALMELAEELLRMGLSVSEVIEGYEIACHKALEILPDCVCTSAKNLHDITEATALIRPAVMSKQYGNEDFLANLIAQACVSIFPESGSFNVDSVRVCKILGCGITASTMLHGMVFKKELEGDLTSVKDANIAVFSCPFDCMVTETKGTVLIKNAKELMNFSKGEEDMMEAQMQAIKETGANVVVTGGKVADMALHYANKYNLMVVRLNSKWDLRRLCKTVGAIALPRMTPPTPEEMGHCDSVYLSEVGDTQVVVFKHEKEDGAIATMVLRGSTDNLMDDIERAVDDGVNTFKVLVRDKRLLPGAGATEIELAKQIAAYGETCPGLEQYAIKKFAEAFEAVPRALAENSGVKANELISKLYAEHHKGGKNMGFDIEGEGPVVKDMLEAGILDPYLVKHWGIKLATNAAITVLRVDQIIMAKAAGGPKAPKQRGHWDDDDAPEKFDTHH